ctaaaggctatggatctaccaaccctggaacagagaagggagagaggggatctgatacaagtttataaattgatcaacggaatggaccaagtggataatgagaaactgatcctgagagaagaatatgacattcgaagcacaagatcgcatagtaaaaagctgagaaagggaagatgcctgagagatgttaaaaaatatagtttcccacaaagatgtgttgagacgtggtacagtttgagtgaagaagtggtgtcagcaacgagtgtgcatagcttcaaagaaaaattggataagtgtagatatggagatggggccacaggaaataaagcccaggccctgtaaaactacaactaggtaaataaatacacacacacgtacctcaGGAAGGTCACAGATCACTATGGACTCGGAGCAGGACATCACCAGGTTCTGAAGACTCTGCTCCGTCAGCCTGTCGTCACCAGAGGCCTCTGCAGTGGGGTCAGTGAAGAATCCCAAGTCTGCTAATTTCTGACGCAGGTCTCCACGGGCCAAAAATTTTCTATAAACACTAAATTTCTGTTCTGGAAACTCTGAGTTGCATGCTTCATCGTCAGTAGCATCGACCAGTACCCATGAAGCCTCGTCAACGGGACTACTCGGCCTTACTTTGTCGgctgcctcctcttccagctGAGTCAGGTCGTCTTCACACTTGTCAagaccttcatcatcatcgtcgtcgtcgtcgtcctcctccttctcctcctcttcctggtcctCCTCAGGCGAGTCTTCCCTTGTCGCCGCTTCACACGCTAAGGAAGGCAACgtctgtggtggtgaaggtgaaggcgTTCTGGACTTCCTCTCGTCCTCAACAGCTGCCTCTGCAATCTCCTGAGCCAGTAATTCCAAGTCCTGTGAGGCCTCCAAGTGTGGCTCCCGACACTCAATGATCTCGATGTTGCTCGAGTCTTGTGCCTCACTCCTGTCTGCCATGTCTGGGGAATAGTAACATACATTAAGCTCGTGAATGGATATGTTGCCATATATAATTACAATCATATGTTAAGAAAATGGGTGTCTACTTTTCTGTATACGTGAAGATGTAAGACAAATACTAAGCACTGTACTCTAGATATTACATTAAAACCATCTTCCTCGTTAATTTTTCCCGCTCCCTCTACACAGGACTACTCGTCTCGGCTCTTGTACAAATTTAGGTCATTAGGTCCCTCTCTTCGCAGCCTCGCCCATTGTGTTTCCTTCACACCACTCAGACAGTTTTAGCGCCTGTCCTCTGTCTCGTGAAATACACCGGCTTCTGTTTCTCTTAGTTTCcacgatttttatttatttattaatcttttacAACCTTACATTTCAGTCTTTTACTTCTAAAAGGTACAGTGCGTACTTACTGCTTATCTttgtatatcattatttttctcatctcaACATTGAGTTTCACAatatatctccctccttctctcattccttcgcACCCCTGCACactgttccttctctttatcttcagtTGTAAAGGTTGGCTTTCTTTGCTGTGTCTTGGGATTTGTATGAATAGTTTGTATTTTGAGTGTCATACGTTTATAATGAGGAACTCTCCAGGCTTGGTGGTGGGCGGCGAACCTAGACAGGCACGTCCTCTCATCCCTTGTGGCTGGCGGTGTAGGAAGGAGCAACAAAGGCGCGTTTGATGGTTCTCTGACCcagtgctgagtgctgagtaGAGCTGCACATCTCCCGCTTCCTGCTGATCACCGGCGCCTGAGCATAGCAATAGCCAGCGTCTGTTGTCACCGCCTCACGCCGGCTGTTTGCTAAATGAAATCACATCATCCTGGAGGCTCTTGCTTGTGCAAAAGCGAGGCAGCACTTGAGACGGCGGAGGGCGCGGCTCTCCTCTCCGGGACGAAAGAACGACCTGCCAGGAAGCAACCAGTCTTGAATCTTATTGCAGGAGTCAGCAAGCCCCAGAGCCCAGGTCACGCTAAACGAAGATAAAGGAAATACGATGCTAAATTACGAAGCAGTCAGTGGCGCTGtcggaagcggaggaggaggaggaggaggaggaggtagagcgCCCCGAGTGACCGGCGGCCAGCATGAGAGGACAATCGTGCACTAGTTTACTCGTACGTCACAAGTTTGCTTGGCAAGTTTACCTCCGAGTCTTGAGTACAATCCAGCACAATACCTAGTCCCTTCACGCTAATTGGGTGTCCAGGAGCCCTCCAGCCTTTCAGCGATGCCAGGCGCCGCTATTCTCTCCGCCTCGCGATGGGTGAAGCACTAGCTCCTGGCCCGGTGACTGCTGAAGGGCATGCACACACGGCGACCCAAGTGACCCCAGCAACTGGTGCCCGCTGATAACATGAAATTCGGCACTTTTTCAATGATATAAATGATTAAGACAAGAGTTTTTTTGACAAAAAAGTTGGACTGGTCTTTTTTCAGTTGTGTAACACCCTTGATTCTTATCACAAGCCAGGTGGAACAAGTTCATGTTGAAAAGGAGCAGAGCTGTAAATCGTAAATTAGTTGTATAATTTGAATAGTAACTTGGGCAGCACTTCAAATGTATTCCTTACGCAGACTGCACCATTGTCAATACCATTTCAGCTTGAGGCTCAGGAAGTGTGTGCTACGCTTCACCAGTCTGAGGTTTTATAGAGTGCATCAGTGCTTCTCACATCCTAAGTACTGTATCAATAGTCTCTGGTAACTCCGGTTCCCACACAGGCTGATATCTAAGACATCTACCTCACATCAGCAGCATACTCGTATTCAAATTCCGCTCACATCTGAGGCAACAAACCTAACAACATTACGTGAAATAAAAGGGATAGAGAAACTTAAATAACTTGGTATAGATAATTAGAACAAAAATAAtgcaatagaaaaaagaaataaaaaaaaaatcacctcaaTTCTGAAAATTTTTAAGTGACCCTTCAAGTTAGCTAGAACGAGTAGGAGATACAGATCTAGTTTAATATAGACACCAATGACCACGTGGTTGTGTTACCCAAGTGAGTGCTGTcgcgtgtttatttatttattcattcatttgagtGTGTGTACTGTTTCCTAGTGTGTGAGGTCGACATGGCAGCCAGGAAAGAACAATGCCGTGGTGCGTATCATCATTCATAAACATGTAAACATCTGACACTCGTTTAAAACGGCTGAAAACACGCAACAAGTGGAAGTGGATAGCTTGTTAAGAATATGGCTACTTTAGGAGAGATGTGGATAAGGATGTAATAGCTTAGATTCGATGTGGATAGCTTAGATGTTGATAGCCTAGTCTTGGATAAACATATGGATAGCCTTGTGCACGTAGGTAAGAATAGCTCTATGTGGATGAACGGATataaaaacgttaaaaaaatgTGGATAGcgggaaacaaatgaaaatatgtaGCCAAAGCATCATCTACTGACACGTATAGCAGACCGTTCACTCTAGAAAAGCTGAGTTGGAGCAGGTTTAAGTTGGTTAGACAAAGCTCTTCTTAGGGATTATGTATTCCGTATATCATTCTTGTACATTCCTTGACGTTGCTTGTATTGTTAAGAATATGTAGCTGGTTTTGTCAAGATTTTGCCTGAGTCTTTTCAACATGTACCTCTCTCTGATGGGTTTAGTGCCGTGTGTGTGGCATTGCTCTAtcgtttcttctcatttcttttcatttgtaatCGGTGTTGATTTGTGATAGCCTATTCAAGGTGTTTTCATTAGTGCAGTGAAAGGTGGTGATAACTCAGTGAATGATATCTGATAGCCTAATGGAACTGTTTGGTAGcccagaaaataaaatgatagccTATAAAAAATGATAgcctagttaaaaaaaaagtgataatcaGGTAAGAAAAGTATGATAAACTACTTTAATTGTAGATAACCCCGTTAAAATATGGAAAAgtcttatctacttatttattcatttatttattattattattttttttagaagcAGGACTATACCATTTTTATTAACTACATCAAATTCATTTATGCATCACCTTCGTCATACGTTCGCTGCGCACTGCTTAACCGTCGTACATTTTTAAGTAACTTCTATCTCAAGACTTGCATATCTTTACGGAACGCTGCGCTAAATTGAATACTTGCAAAATGTTGATGTATAAATATTACGTGAATATAAGTGTTAAGTGTTCAACGGTGCATAGTACCTGCAAATGTCTCGCTTTATGAGGTATGATTTCCGAGAATATAAGATACAGCACATAAAGTTTTCATTCGTTTAAcagttttattaatatgtaaagTCGCCATAAGAATCGTAAATATCACATTTCCTCAACTTGAACAGCAATGATTTTAAGCATATAGTTAAGGccgtaaagataatgataataataataataataataatgatagtaatgataatgatagtaatgataatgatagtaatgataatgatactaatgataatgaaatgcaGTTCAAATCTTTACGACTGGATTTTTTGTCACGTAAAAGTCGCAGACAGGAATGGAAAGGCAGCTTGGACTTCACAAGTTGTCGGGCCACACCCTGAGGGCATGCCGAGGAACAGACTGAACTCTCACCGTGCCCTGAATTTGGTGCCCCTAATGTGGTCCTCCAGctcccaccttcaccaccaccaccaccaccaccaccacagcaaggtAAATGACACTTTTCTGTAACGTATTAATTTTCTAATAATACTTGGCCTTGTGATTGTTTGAACGTGTTTACTCGTACATTTGTCACTAATTGTACAAATATATGGTCAATCTATCAAATACTTTCAATTGATATATTTATCGTAATATATTCCAGTAGTAAATGCTCGTGTGTTTATCAGTCTGTGGGTCAGCCAGTCCACTTATCTCAAACGTGTGTTGGAAGTGTGAACTGCAATAATATTACGTAACATAGAAATAATCATCAAACTTTCATCTACTACATAATGTGTTGCAATCCCCTTTGAAAATTATGAATGAATGTATACGTAGACACGATATGTAAATAAGTGAATTAGCTGTTACtagtaaaaatagatgaaagggagagatagcGAAATTGTGCAACATCACTAAAGAAAATGCGTAGAGAAGTTAAAGTTTTTCAAGTTTTACACGTAGTTACAGGAACCTCAAGTGACAAAAAAATACGTGATAAAGTTTGACATGGTTTCCCATCAGACACTGGGTAGTAAGTGGCGGATGTGACTGTGACTGGAGTTGAGAAGTGGGAAGTCTTGAGATTAACTGGTATCTTGGGTATTGCCACGAGCACCGCCTTGATGATGTGTCCACGGAGCTATGTCGAGAGTGGGTGGAACAGGTTCTCGAGAATACTATCAATATATAATGAgacaaagaagtgaaagaagaaggaaaacgaagcaTGAAGTCTGTCAATTGATTtactattgttttgttattcacCATCaattgttttcatcatcatcatcaccatcatctctgACATCTATGGTGGACAAATACCCTCAGTCTTCTCCACCGACTACCATCAGTTTCCTGTttaattccttcatcttcttttccgtcTAGCTCTCTTTCTAATAATCTGTCTGGcgtgttttgtattttattttactcttttatatTATTCTAACTACTTTGTGTACTCAGTCTATGTATACTTTTGATATTATGTAGAATTGTAGACCTTTCGTGAGTGTGCAGAAGGGAGAGATCATGGCCCCTTGTCTCTGCTCACGTGTTAAGAGATAGCGGGGCCAGACTCCTTAACCATCACAAAGAATAGTCATCGTTATCTTGAGTGTGAAAGCGGCTCTGTGATGAGTTATCTGGATGGGTGTCTCAACGTGGAATAtgcgtcattatcatcacctgGTTTTGAGTTTTTGTAAGCGTGTTTCTAACTGAACATTTGTGTAGGTTAAGTGCACTACATTCTGTAACGTTTCTCTCGCTCCCACCACCCGCTCCTTCACTTGTGCTGCAGATAATCACAGCTAAatcgttctttttttcgttttccttgtcCGTCACTGTGGCTTTTGTGGTTTATCCGTTCATGCCGTTGCTGAAACTCTGTATTTATCGCATTATTCTTCACGCTGACTCAGTATGCTGAAGTAAGTCACAAGCAAGAATGAAATGATTGATCTTTTATCCGTAAAATCTTAATTGCTTAcgatttgtttattcatttgcaTTTTTTAACATCTGAACTGCGTCTTTAGACGTTAAATGGTCTGAGTAGTATGGCATCGAGATGAGAACATATTTGTCACGAATGTCTTCTCTAAGTATAGCTAACAACGGCGAACCATTCATTCACCCACAAATTCACCCTCAGCTACCTTTTCTACGTATATCTAGTTGAAACGAAGGTTTGGAATCACTTATGTAATGAAAACATAATGCGTGTCAACAAATGTATATCAAGGCTGAGTGTGCGGCGCAGAGATACGTCTTTGTCTTTGTGGCTTGTGCGGTGCTCACCCTGACACAGCGGCAGCTCGCGAATGAAATGTGCTGCGCAGACCCACACGTGTTGCGGCAGGTGTGAGTGATGGCAGGTGTTACGGAAGAAGGTTGAGGGCGATATCGTTCCCCAGTATTTTCACTTTGTCAGTCCCATTGTTGTATCATGGCCATTATTTTAACAAATGGCCCCAGCTCACCTGGTGTGCGTTCGTCGAacttaacaggaaaaaaagaagttgcACGTCATGTACGGACGCGTCAGAGTGAGTCATCGGTGGAGTTCTTGAGGCCTTGCTTTGGGTCGTGAGACGGCGAGGCGCTTGGCTGGAAAGCTGCAGTATAAGGGTCGGGTTCAACAAAAAAGAACTTAGCCCTTGAACACATGCTCTccatatattaaagaaaaaaaattgactgtAGTAATGCGGATCTATACAGATGAGCAATGTATGAAGGTGTTACGTGGTTATCTGTAATTACCAAAACATATCAGCCTGGTACACGTATGCAAATGTATGCACGAAGATTATGTCAGAGGAAGGGTAGCtcatttcatgagagagagagagagagagagagagagagagagagagagagagagatatgtattCAAGCAAATGAGGACTATTTAATATATCAGTAATGGCAGCTCAGACCTTTGTACAGAATTCTTTTTACGTCTTAATCAAGTATATACTTGTTctttcaagtttattttttgttattctatctAATCCACTTTATTCAtcatatattatcattattattattattattatcatcatcatcatcatcatcatcatcatcattatcactactactactactactacttacttatTAACAGATTAATTTAATTGTTTTTTGAGTGCGTTCACCGTCCCCGTCCAGATCCACGACCCTTGTCAACGGGATCCAGTGAGCGGGAAAGGCGAGACGGCTCACCTATCTGTATGAAACATTCCGCCACGGTACGCCCGCCGACCCTGATCAGGCGACACTTACCCCGGGTTATGTGATATGCCTGGGGCGTCGACCGACTGCCGCGCGATAATCGAATGATATTTAGACGAGTGTGATTGGCTTGATCTTTTCATTTCAGGTGAACTGAGGGTGTTTTTTAGATCCATTTTTCTACTGACAGTAAAATGTTTTGAGGTGAAGGTAAGGCTCGCTTCAAGGAGTCTTTGAGGTGAGAACATGAGAGCAAGTCGtgtacagtttttcctttttattatttttagcaaTTTTACGGTTTTATGGTTTTGAGTGTGGCGAACCTGAAGCCTTCGCATTATGACGAACTGAAAAGGAATGTAGCGAGACAGACTTGGGGGAACGTGGGAGAGCAGTGGCGCAGTTACAGCCTCATCAGCGCGTGTCCCTCCCGCCACCCTCCAGGAGGACCTGAGGGTGGGATTCGTTGGGTTTCTTTCCTTGAGTCTCAAGGTGGAAGGGAATTTCTCCGTCAAAGCAAACAAAATGCCCTGCGTCAGCAGTTTTTAAGCATTTTCTGTCATCATGGTCACtgtttagtatttttcttaCTAGCGTGGAACGTTTGGGGAAACTCTCATGGTGGAAGGAATGGGCAGAGATTTATGAAAAGGTAAGGTTGAGCGAGACATTCATAGCCTTGAAACACTGCTCAAGGTTTACTTCACCTTGTGGGCGGCCTAACCTTGAGCGCTCACTTCTCTgggcatgtatgtatgtgtgcatgtttgGCTAGCCACTGGTTCTGACTAGTTGATTAAACCTCTTTCgtaaccacctctctctccttgactcCGTACTCgaaagcaggagggaggagactTAATGGTGACCTTGGCTGGTAAACATCTGCCCTGCAACACGCCCAACATCACCCTCCCCCCCTTGCGTAGGCCTCCTCATTAAAGGGAGGAGCTTCATCAAAGACTATTTTCATCCCAAGGATATTTCCCTGCTTTTGTGTATTGTGGTCCGTGGATGACGCAACCTCGGGGCAAGGCAGACCTTGTGACGTGTGCACTGGCAACATCACCTCCCTCGCTCCTACACACCATAAATCACACCCGTCTTCTTTGCTGGGGGTCTTAGTGTTTTTTGGCATGCAGGTGTGTGTCTTACAGATTACGTGGGACATGTTGCGTCGATGTTTTACATGCTGAGTTATTGATTTTGGTGAGAAACACTACATGCGTAGTTCGAAACAATGTGGGAAGTGACGAGTTCCTCTGAGAAAAGTGGAGGGTGTGGGTGTATTCGAACAGCACACCCTACACTCGGCGCATTTGACCTTCCTTGATGCAAATACCGTTACAAAACATCAAGTTAAAGGCACATACAGCCACCTAACATCATTGTGGTTAAGTGTGGCAGCTGTGCATCTCAGGGCCACGGGAACTGGAGCCACGGAGGACGCCAGGAGCCAGGGCCACGCGTATGTCACCCACAACAAACgtcctgtggccttggaatacATCGCATAAATCACGTAACCTTTTCCTTCGTTATTGAGAAAGTAGACAACACTGATCGGCATATCCTGTCACCAAGAGGCAGCGGCAGTCACCTAGCACTATTTCACTCCCGTCGCTCGACCTTGTGACGGGTTGCAGTGTTGTGAGGAGCCTCAATTATGCTACGTAACACAAAGACCTACTAATGATTCAAGGGCCGTGTTTGTCATCCTTCGCTACTGTCACtgcaaggggaggaggagctTCATTTAGTAGCATGAAGAAACTCTCACTGAACGTTATAAGGATCTTGCGCACTGCTTTGTTGCATCCCCGACCTCATTCACTTGTGCGTTTAcggtgaaagaaacaaaaaataaaagtccTTGATGGAGTAGGTGTCAGTAGAGTCTTGGGAGTCTGCCAAGAGGTGCAGAGGTACTGGCAGGCTGTGGTGCAGGAGGGAATCGTCACTCCCCCTGAGGAACACTTTATTGTGGGTCTAACTTGCCCACAGCACgagacacaccacacacggaCCAACCTTACTATCCTTTGTTTCCCGGAGTAGCAGTGGACGTGCACGAGGGAGTCTGTGATCAATATTAGTGGGCAGTGGAGGGCTCGCTCACTCCAGTGTTGGCTCCTCGGCGCTCCCTCGGCGGTGCGACACAATGAGCAGTGCGCGAGGCTCTGCTGGTCTCTGTTCACCAGTTACTCAAGCCAACACTCACCACTGTATGAGGGTAGCGTCACTGAGGTCTTCTTGCTGCACTGTCTTCCCGCGTGTTGCTCTTGTCTCCTCGCGCCAAATcgaaatgtgtgtatgtgtgtggaatGGGTCGCAGCACCAACTTTCACCCACTCCCGGAGCATAAGAGATAACTTGGCATTGAGGTCTTTAGGTTACGCTCGGTACAGGGCTTACTCACTCTTATGCTTCCTCAAGGGCCACAAACAGCTGATCTGAGAGGGCCCCGGACGGAGCGTAACTCTACCTGTGGATGCgggaaaaaagactgaaaggTTTCGTGTTACTAGCGTGTGCTCTAGACTGAACTTTAGCAAATAGAAGGTGAAAACAAAGTGCACCATTAACCATACATGTCACCATTTGTTGCTATATTGAGTTGAGACGTGCATACGAATGAGTGAGATTATAACACCAATCGGCAACCTCTTAACCCTTTCTCTATTTGACGGGGATTACTCAAACGTCAGCTGCGAGGAGAGGGCGAGCGGATCATTTATAACTAACATGAGAGTATTTTCATGCGTAAGTGAAAGGATGTGAAGCGAGGacaaggcaggagagagagagagagagagagagagagagagagagagagagagagagagagagagagagagagagagttgtagtggcggtggtgtggtggtggctggacagaggaaagggaaaggggtgaGGTAGTGCCGtggaaggggtgagaggaagtgacTGGGGGgttggtgggagggagggactgaggGACTGCACCGCATCTAccgtaccagagagagagagagagagagagagagagagagagagagagagagagagagagagaacaggaaagcGGTCACAGATCATACATTCCTATCATCTTTATCTGATTACTATTCCTGTTATATGAGAAACATTGCATCACAGGCGAAGATAACgcactgaaggaggaagaaaaggacgaggaggaggaagaaatcatTATATCTatacaaacacatccaaacacagtCTTATTCGCCATGTTCTCCCTGCTACACACAA
This genomic interval from Portunus trituberculatus isolate SZX2019 chromosome 35, ASM1759143v1, whole genome shotgun sequence contains the following:
- the LOC123513056 gene encoding uncharacterized protein LOC123513056 — its product is MLREWVKVGAATHSTHIHTFRFGARRQEQHAGRQCSKKTSVTLPSYSDMADRSEAQDSSNIEIIECREPHLEASQDLELLAQEIAEAAVEDERKSRTPSPSPPQTLPSLACEAATREDSPEEDQEEEEKEEDDDDDDDDEGLDKCEDDLTQLEEEAADKVRPSSPVDEASWVLVDATDDEACNSEFPEQKFSVYRKFLARGDLRQKLADLGFFTDPTAEASGDDRLTEQSLQNLVMSCSESIVICDLPEEGEGEDSTGQVFIKDSPDGPGMPSWRGSIAGATVEVEMERRGGLMVAAVTVWHRDLLSALNSLRNLVSSAGLVSYADVDVTSLLARAA